A single genomic interval of Chrysemys picta bellii isolate R12L10 chromosome 8, ASM1138683v2, whole genome shotgun sequence harbors:
- the RABGAP1L gene encoding rab GTPase-activating protein 1-like isoform X7 produces MRESQLQQEDPMDRYKRENRRLQEASMRLEQENDDLAHELVTSKIALRNDLDQAEDKADVLNKELLLTKQKLVETEDEKRKQEEETAQLKEIFRKQLEKAESEIKKTTAIIAEYKQICSQLSTRLEKQQTASKEELEVVKGKVMACKHCSEIFSKEGALKLPAISRETQGTERDDEKDALKKQLREMELELAQTKLQLVEAKCKIQELEHQRGTLMNEIQAAKNSWFSKTLNSIKTATSTQPPQQPPPSQPPKESST; encoded by the exons ATGCGAGAGAGTCAGCTGCAGCAGGAAGACCCAATGGACAGATACAAG AGGGAGAACCGCAGGCTCCAGGAAGCCAGCATGCGGCTGGAACAGGAGAACGATGACCTTGCCCATGAACTTGTAACGAGCAAAATAGCCCTCCGAAATGACTTGGACCAG GCTGAAGATAAGGCAGATGTTCTGAACAAGGAGCTTCTCCTGACTAAACAGAAACTAGTGGAGACTGAGGACGAAAAGCGGAAGCAAGAAGAAGAAACTGCCCAG CTGAAGGAAATCTTCAGGAAACAACTAGAGAAGGCGGAATCTGAAATAAAGAAAACCACTGCCATTATTGCGGAATATAAACAA ATTTGTTCCCAGCTGAGTACCAGGCTCGAGAAACAACAGACAGCAAGTAAGGAGGAACTGGAGGTTGTGAAG GGTAAAGTGATGGCTTGCAAACACTGCAGTGAGATTTTCAGTAAGGAAGGAGCATTGAAGCTGCCTGCTATAAGCAGAGAGACCCAGGGAACAGAAAGAGATGATGAGAAGGATGCACTCAAGAAGCAGCTGAGGGAGATGGAGCTGGAACTGGCACAGACCAAATTGCAGCTTGTGGAAGCAAAGTGCAAAATTCAG GAGCTGGAGCACCAGAGAGGAACCCTTATGAATGAAATCCAAGCTGCTAAAAACTCTTGGTTTAGCAAAACCCTGAACTCTATCAAAACGGCCACGAGCACACAGCCACCACAGCAGCCTCCACCATCCCAGCCACCCAAAGAGAGCAGTACATAG
- the RABGAP1L gene encoding rab GTPase-activating protein 1-like isoform X8 has translation MIESSSWSVTLQERENRRLQEASMRLEQENDDLAHELVTSKIALRNDLDQAEDKADVLNKELLLTKQKLVETEDEKRKQEEETAQLKEIFRKQLEKAESEIKKTTAIIAEYKQICSQLSTRLEKQQTASKEELEVVKGKVMACKHCSEIFSKEGALKLPAISRETQGTERDDEKDALKKQLREMELELAQTKLQLVEAKCKIQELEHQRGTLMNEIQAAKNSWFSKTLNSIKTATSTQPPQQPPPSQPPKESST, from the exons ATGATTGAAAGCAGTAGTTGGTCTGTGACTTTGCAGGAG AGGGAGAACCGCAGGCTCCAGGAAGCCAGCATGCGGCTGGAACAGGAGAACGATGACCTTGCCCATGAACTTGTAACGAGCAAAATAGCCCTCCGAAATGACTTGGACCAG GCTGAAGATAAGGCAGATGTTCTGAACAAGGAGCTTCTCCTGACTAAACAGAAACTAGTGGAGACTGAGGACGAAAAGCGGAAGCAAGAAGAAGAAACTGCCCAG CTGAAGGAAATCTTCAGGAAACAACTAGAGAAGGCGGAATCTGAAATAAAGAAAACCACTGCCATTATTGCGGAATATAAACAA ATTTGTTCCCAGCTGAGTACCAGGCTCGAGAAACAACAGACAGCAAGTAAGGAGGAACTGGAGGTTGTGAAG GGTAAAGTGATGGCTTGCAAACACTGCAGTGAGATTTTCAGTAAGGAAGGAGCATTGAAGCTGCCTGCTATAAGCAGAGAGACCCAGGGAACAGAAAGAGATGATGAGAAGGATGCACTCAAGAAGCAGCTGAGGGAGATGGAGCTGGAACTGGCACAGACCAAATTGCAGCTTGTGGAAGCAAAGTGCAAAATTCAG GAGCTGGAGCACCAGAGAGGAACCCTTATGAATGAAATCCAAGCTGCTAAAAACTCTTGGTTTAGCAAAACCCTGAACTCTATCAAAACGGCCACGAGCACACAGCCACCACAGCAGCCTCCACCATCCCAGCCACCCAAAGAGAGCAGTACATAG